In Idiomarina sp. PL1-037, a single genomic region encodes these proteins:
- a CDS encoding Na+/H+ antiporter NhaC family protein: protein MELSWTSLLPSLLAIVFAIVTRKVLLALIGGIILANILLFWPAPENIAYGTLNSTWDTLIDPSNMLVWFFTLGIGALFGVLENGGTFKEFVLKLEKKQWIENKRRARLMTWILGVVVFIESNVTIMISGTTSRPIYDRLGIAREKLAYIVDSTCAAICILIPLNAWGAFNLTLISNQGVEQPLLVFIQSIAFNFYAIFAVLLALFVALFDWNIGPMKAFEKNAVPDQVSKNTWGDGPDEEARFGKGTAVVMTSLISLVVMVPVMLLVTGKGVLVDGNGTLSVFVAIYVALGIAVAGTLMTQPAGLADVGKYLLKGAWNILPLAVILWLSIALGGLTRDLGTGEFLAAALDGSVALWMLLPLIFVLSAITGFSIGSSWGTFAIMLPLAIPLAMTLGLPAAPFIAAAISGGIFGDHASPISDTTIIASMASGVEHIDHVRTQLPYALLAGLAATVAYAVTGMLI from the coding sequence ATGGAACTGAGCTGGACCAGTCTTTTACCTTCCTTATTGGCAATTGTATTCGCCATAGTTACCCGAAAAGTTCTGCTGGCGCTTATTGGCGGTATTATTCTGGCCAATATTCTGCTGTTTTGGCCTGCTCCTGAAAATATTGCCTACGGCACTTTAAACAGCACCTGGGACACCCTTATTGACCCCAGTAATATGCTGGTCTGGTTTTTTACTCTGGGTATTGGTGCATTGTTTGGCGTGCTGGAAAACGGCGGAACGTTTAAAGAGTTTGTGCTGAAGCTTGAAAAAAAACAATGGATAGAAAACAAGCGCAGAGCCCGGTTAATGACCTGGATACTGGGCGTTGTGGTTTTTATCGAATCGAACGTGACTATTATGATTTCCGGCACCACCTCGCGGCCTATTTATGACCGCCTGGGTATTGCCCGCGAAAAGCTCGCTTACATTGTTGATTCTACTTGTGCTGCCATTTGTATTTTAATTCCGCTGAATGCCTGGGGGGCGTTTAATTTAACGCTCATTTCGAATCAGGGCGTTGAACAACCTCTGCTGGTGTTTATTCAGTCTATTGCTTTTAATTTCTATGCCATTTTTGCGGTATTGCTGGCGCTCTTTGTGGCGCTGTTCGACTGGAATATTGGGCCCATGAAAGCCTTTGAAAAGAATGCTGTGCCCGATCAGGTTTCCAAAAATACCTGGGGCGATGGCCCGGATGAAGAGGCCCGCTTTGGCAAAGGTACCGCGGTGGTCATGACCAGCTTGATTTCGCTGGTGGTGATGGTGCCGGTTATGCTGCTGGTTACCGGTAAGGGTGTATTGGTTGACGGTAACGGCACTTTAAGTGTGTTTGTCGCTATTTATGTGGCTTTGGGCATTGCCGTAGCCGGAACCCTGATGACACAGCCGGCAGGTTTGGCCGATGTTGGTAAGTACCTGTTAAAAGGCGCCTGGAATATTCTGCCACTGGCGGTCATTTTGTGGCTGTCTATAGCGCTGGGGGGCTTAACCCGCGACTTAGGTACGGGAGAGTTTTTGGCGGCCGCTCTGGATGGTTCGGTGGCGCTATGGATGCTGTTACCGCTGATATTTGTGTTGTCGGCTATTACGGGCTTTTCTATTGGCTCCAGTTGGGGAACCTTTGCCATTATGCTGCCTCTGGCGATACCGCTGGCAATGACGTTAGGTTTACCGGCTGCGCCCTTTATAGCGGCGGCAATTTCCGGGGGGATCTTCGGCGACCATGCGTCGCCCATTTCCGATACCACGATCATTGCGTCTATGGCCTCGGGTGTGGAGCATATTGACCATGTGCGTACGCAGTTGCCTTATGCCTTATTAGCGGGGCTTGCAGCAACGGTGGCTTACGCCGTAACGGGGATGCTTATTTAA
- the tadA gene encoding tRNA adenosine(34) deaminase TadA: MTTDEIYMQRAIELAEQAQNADEVPVGAVLVMDDKIVGEGYNQVISLSDPSAHAEAQAIRSAGQAIDNYRLVNATLYVTLEPCAMCAGLITHARVKRLVFGATDPRTGATGTAIEVINHASMNHKVEVHSGVLAEECGDILRRFFRARRKSANLK; this comes from the coding sequence ATGACAACCGATGAAATCTACATGCAGCGAGCCATAGAGCTGGCTGAACAAGCGCAAAACGCAGACGAAGTACCCGTTGGCGCGGTATTGGTCATGGACGATAAAATTGTTGGCGAAGGTTACAATCAGGTTATTTCTTTGTCCGACCCATCCGCTCATGCCGAAGCACAAGCCATTCGTTCTGCTGGTCAGGCTATCGATAACTATCGGTTGGTCAATGCCACCCTGTACGTGACGCTGGAGCCCTGCGCTATGTGCGCTGGTTTAATTACTCATGCACGAGTCAAAAGGCTGGTGTTCGGTGCAACTGACCCGCGAACCGGAGCCACCGGCACTGCCATTGAGGTGATTAATCACGCCTCTATGAACCACAAAGTGGAAGTGCACAGCGGCGTCTTGGCAGAAGAATGCGGCGATATATTACGTCGCTTTTTCCGTGCCCGCCGCAAATCGGCTAACCTTAAATAA
- a CDS encoding amidohydrolase codes for MKKLIISLMLASSFGYGAQAAAQQSPVTVSSDLEAQVIEWRRHIHANPELSNREFETAKMVAEHLRSLGMEVETSVAHTGVVGMLKGGKPGPTIALRADMDALPVTEQTDVPFKSTVTSEYRGNEVGVMHACGHDTHVAMLMGAAEKLAEMKDELAGNVMFIFQPAEEGAPEGEEGGAELMLEEGLFADLIAENKPEKVFGIHVWAGFPTGHVGYRKGPLMASSDQFEIKVKGKQAHGSTPWAGVDPIVTSAQIINNAQTIISRQTNITKAPAVLSFGIVEGGVRNNIIPDEVTLIGTIRNFDMDIRSDIHEKLKLTAKKIAEANGAEAHVHVDLGYPVTSNDADLVEQMLPVTKAVAGADKVQEVPLVTGAEDFSYYALEVPGMFVFLGVTPPERDMSEEPSNHSPHFYADEDALKTGTELYVNWALESL; via the coding sequence ATGAAAAAGCTCATTATTAGCCTAATGCTGGCCAGTAGCTTTGGCTATGGCGCTCAGGCTGCTGCTCAGCAGTCGCCGGTAACAGTCAGCAGCGACTTAGAAGCTCAGGTCATTGAATGGCGTCGCCATATTCATGCCAACCCTGAACTGAGTAACCGCGAGTTTGAAACCGCCAAAATGGTGGCTGAGCATTTGCGCTCTCTGGGCATGGAAGTGGAAACCAGTGTGGCGCATACCGGTGTTGTGGGCATGCTAAAAGGCGGTAAGCCGGGCCCAACCATAGCGTTGCGTGCGGATATGGACGCGTTACCGGTTACCGAGCAGACCGATGTGCCTTTTAAGTCAACGGTAACATCAGAGTATCGAGGCAATGAGGTGGGTGTGATGCACGCCTGCGGGCATGATACTCATGTTGCTATGTTAATGGGTGCGGCAGAAAAATTAGCCGAAATGAAAGACGAACTGGCCGGTAACGTGATGTTTATTTTCCAGCCAGCTGAAGAAGGCGCGCCTGAAGGCGAAGAGGGCGGCGCTGAGTTAATGCTTGAAGAAGGCTTGTTTGCCGACTTGATAGCCGAAAATAAACCAGAAAAAGTCTTTGGTATTCATGTCTGGGCAGGTTTTCCTACAGGTCATGTGGGCTATCGTAAAGGCCCGCTGATGGCGTCTTCCGATCAGTTCGAAATTAAAGTAAAAGGTAAGCAAGCGCACGGTTCTACGCCATGGGCTGGTGTTGACCCTATTGTGACTTCGGCACAAATTATTAATAACGCACAGACCATTATCAGCCGCCAGACCAATATTACCAAAGCTCCGGCCGTTTTGTCCTTCGGTATTGTGGAAGGCGGTGTGCGTAATAACATTATTCCGGACGAAGTGACCTTAATTGGTACTATCCGCAACTTTGACATGGACATTCGTTCGGATATTCACGAGAAATTAAAGTTAACGGCGAAAAAAATCGCTGAAGCAAACGGAGCAGAAGCTCACGTTCATGTTGATTTGGGCTATCCGGTAACCAGCAACGACGCAGACCTGGTTGAGCAAATGCTGCCGGTAACAAAAGCGGTAGCTGGCGCCGATAAAGTGCAGGAAGTGCCATTAGTAACCGGCGCTGAAGACTTCTCTTACTATGCGCTGGAAGTGCCGGGAATGTTTGTCTTTTTAGGGGTTACCCCACCGGAGCGTGATATGTCAGAAGAACCGAGTAACCACTCGCCGCATTTCTATGCTGACGAAGACGCACTAAAAACCGGTACAGAACTTTATGTGAACTGGGCTCTGGAATCTCTCTAA